The Thermomonospora curvata DSM 43183 DNA segment GCAGCGCGCGCCGGAGGCGTAGATGGCCTGGCCGCCGGCGATCGTGGTGCGGAAGGTCCCCGAGACCTGCTCGATGCGCACGGCGGTACCGTACTTGGCGGCGATGGCGCGCACCTTGGCCAGTTCGGCGCCGGTGACGGTGGCGTCCAGGGTCAGCACCACCTGGTTGGACGCCGGCTGGATGGCCCAGGCGGTGCCCGCCACGTCGATGGAACGGTCGAAGTCGGCCATGATCCGTTGCAGCTCGGCGCCGCTGCGGGCGACGCGGCGCGGCAGGGCGCCGGCGCGGGCGACGGTCTGGGCGGCGGCGTCGTCGGAGACGGTCACCACGAGCTTGCCGCGGGCGTTGTCGTAGTAGGAGCCCGCGCTTCGGGAGCCGAGACGCTCGGCCAGGGTGGCGGCCAGGCGGCCCGGGTCGGACGGCGCCGGGGCGGCGGTGGCCGCCGGCGCGGTCAGCAGGGTTGTGGCCGTCGCCGTCGCGGCGGCTGCGGCCAGGGCGGCCAGGCGGACGGGTCTCATCCTCACGGTGCCTCCTGCGGGTGTGGGTGGAGAGGGTTGAACTGCCCTTGACCCTTGTCAAATCGTCATTAAGGAGACCCGGCCCGGCAAGGGCGAAAAATTAAGCGTATTGCCCACAACTGATGACTCTGTGTTCACTTCGCATTCCCGAGGCCGGCCGGTGCCGCCCCTGCTCAGGCGGCGCGTCCGCGCTCCACGGGTTCACGGCCGAAGATCGCGTTCGTCGCGCCGTGTGCGGTGACCCGCCCGGCCGTGCAAAGATCGGGATCAGCGCACGGCGACCACGACGAAGGGGGCAGCGATGACAGAGCGGGAGCGGGGGCAGGGACTGCCCGCGGAGTTCTTCGCCGTCGGCACGGCGTCCTTCGTCGAGCTGCTCAGCCGGACCGCGCCGCAGCTGCTGCCGGTCAACCGGGTCCGCGACGGCTCGCACCCCATGCCGGACATCCCGCACGGCACGACGATCGTGGCGGTGCGCTACCCGGAGGGGGTGATGCTGGCCGGTGACCGGCGCGCCACCTCCGGCAACCTGATCGCGCAAAAAGACCTGGAGAAGGTCCACCGGGCCGATGAGCACTCGGCGGTGGCGATGGCCGGCACCGTGGGCCTGGCCCTGGAGATGATCCGGCTGCTGCAGGTGGAGCTGGAGCACTACGAGAAGCTGCAGTCGGCGAAGCTGTCGCTGCCGGGCAAGGCCCGGCGGCTGGGCGCCGTCATCCGGGCCAATCTGGCCCATGCCATGCAGGGCCTGGCGGTGGTGCCGGTGTTCGCCGGCTATGACCTGGACGCCGGGGTCGGCCGCATCTACAACTACGACATCACCGGGATGCCGCAGGAGTCCCGGGACTTCCACGCCGAAGGGTCCGGCTCCCCGTTCGCCCGCGGCGCGCTCAAGAAGCTGTACCGGCCGGACCTGACCGAGGCGGAGGCGGCGGCGGTGTGCGTGCAGGCCCTCTATGACGCCGCCGAGGACGATGCGGCCACCGCCGGCCCCGATCTGGCCCGGCGGATCTTCCCCACCATCGCGACGGTCACCGCCGACGGGTACCGGCGGCTGCCGGAGCAGGAGGTGGCCGAGCTGACCGAGTCGGTGGTGGGCGCCCGCCGGCAGCGTCCGGACGGCCCGGTGGCGCCGCTGCGCTGACCTTGCGGCGACCGCCGCGGGCGCACTGCGGCTTTTCCGGGGCGGCGGGTCGGAGGATCTATTCCTCCACGGGGACGGCCAGTCCGCGTTTGAGGGTGGACAGCGCCATGCTGGTGCGGAAGCGGCGGACGTTGCGGTTCTCGGCGACCAGGCGCTGCATGAACGCGTCGTAGTCCTCGGCGTCCCGGGCGGTGATCACCAGGGTGAAGTCGGATTCGCCGGTGACGTACCAGGCCTGCTGCACGGCCGGCTCGGCGGCCAGCCAGCGTTTGAGCTCGTGCAGGTCTTCCGGCCGCTCCCGCTCGATCTCCACCCCCACGATCATCACCAGCGGGCGGCCGACCAGTTTGGGGTTGACCACCGCGACCTGAGCCTCGATCACCCCGCTCCGCCACAGCCGCTGCAGGCGGCGGTGCGCCGCCGAGGCCGACAGGCCCACCCGCTCGCCGATCTGGGCGGCGGTGAGGCGGGCGTCCCGCTGGATCAGCGCCAGGATCCGCCGGTCGATGTCGTCCAGGTCGATGTTTCACCGTCCGGAAGGCCGTTCATGCACGTTCATTGCGCGATCAGCATAGTATGCACACTTTCTGTGCACATTCGGTCACTAGTCTGGAGGCATGCGCGACCTGCCGCCGTCCCGCCGGCCCTTGCCGACCGCCGAGGGCATCGAACGAGCCGCCCGTGCCATCGACCCGGTGTTCACCGGCTCCCCCGCGCACGACAGCGCCGAGCTGGCCAAGGCGCTGGGGGTGCGGCGGGCCGTCGTCAAGGACGAGACCGGCAATCCCATCCGCTCCTTCAAGGGCCGGGGCGCCGACTGGTTCATGGCGCATCTGCCGGCGGATGACACCGAGCCGCTGGTGACCGCCTCGGTGGGCAACTTCGGGCAGGGCATGGCGTACGCGGCGCGCCGCCGCGGCCGGGCGCTGACCGTCTTCGCCGCCGAGAACGCCAGCCCGGTGAAGGTGGCGGCGATGCGGCGCCTGGGCGCCGAGGTCCGCCTGGGCGGCCGGGACTTCGACGAGGCCCGGGCGCGGGCCATCGCCCACGCCCGGGCCGGTGGAGGGCGCCTGGTGACCGACGGGGACGAGCCGCGCATCGCCGAGGGGGCGGGCACCATCGCCTGGGAGCTCACCCGCCAGGTCGCCGACCCGCTGGAGGTGCTGCTCGTCCCGCTGGGGAACGGGGCGCTGGCCGGCGGCGTGGGGACCTGGATCAAGCACGCCTGGCCCGGCACGCGCGTGATCGCGGTCGCCGCCGAGGGCGCGCCCGCCATGGCCCGTTCCTGGCACGAGCACGCGCTGATCACCACTCCCACGGCCGACACCATCGCCGACGGCATCGCGGTGCGGGTGCCGATCCCCTACGCCCTGCAGGTCATGCGGCGCTGCGTGGACGATGTGGTGGTGGTGCCCGATGAGGCGATCGTGGCGGCGATGCGGCTGCTGCACCGGACGCTGGGGCTGGTCACCGAGCCGGCCGGGGCGGCCGGGGCGGCGGCGGTACTGGCCGATCCGGCGGCCTTCGCCGGCCTGTCGGTGGGCACCGTGGCCTGCGGCGCCAACCTCACCGACGACCGGCTGCGCCGCTGGCTGCCGCAGGCCGCCCGCTGCGAAGGCTAGGCCCACTCCCAGCGGATGCCGTACATCCCCGGCCGCATGCCGTGTTCGAGCAGGTGGACCGAGTTCCACGTGGTCAGCCGCAGCTCCTGGCGGTCGGTGCAGGCCGCTCCCACGGTGGGCTGCCAGACCCGGAAGCAGCGCCGGGGCGTCGCCCCGTCCGCAAAGCGCACCTGCAGCAGGTACTCGCGGGTGGGGAAGCGGAAGCCGCGCACATAGCGGCGCACCTCGGGCCGCCCGTCGCCGCAGCGGAACTCGTACTCCACCACGTAGGTCTCCCCCGCCGCCAGGGGACGGTCGAACAGCAGCTCCACCGCGGCCAGCCCGTCGTCCCGGCTGATGCGGCGGCGTCCCACCCGGCACAGTTCGCTGCTGAAGTCCTCGGGCGGGGGGCCGCCCTGGCAGTGGTGGATCGCCACATGCCGGTCCACCCCGTCGCGGCGGGCCCGGAAGACGATCCGCGACCGGGCCGACCGCTCCCCGCGGTCGGGGCCCACGGTGAAGATCTCATGGTGGCTGAGGGTCTCCAGCTGGTCGTCCAGCGGCACGGCCAGCTCGCCGAGCAGGTCGCGCAGCCCCGAATAGGCGGGGCAGACATCGCGGGGGCTCAGTGCGTCGCCGGAGGCGTGGCTCAGCCAGCGGCCACGCGGCCGCCGCGGGCCGAGCAGCCCGATGAGGGCGCCCGCCGGCAGCTCCAGGATCTCCTCCAGCGCTTCCACCGCCCGCAGGGATTGGCTGCGTTCGGGCCGGCAGCGGCCGCGCTGCCAGTAGCTGAGGCTGGCCACGCTGACGCGCACCCCCCGGTGGCGCAGCCGGGCGTGAAGGCGTTCCAGGCTCAGCCCCCGCGCCTGGATCGCCAGATGAAGCGCACGGTCAAAAGGCCCCGTACGCAGTACATCGTCCAGAATTGCCCCCGGTCCTTCGGCCTGCTGTGTCATCACAACTCCAGGAAACCGTCGACCGCCGACCTTTATCTTCCCCGGAGCCGCGGTCGCGGACCAGGGTGAATAACCGATGAATTCCCTTCCGGCGGGCGTGCGGCCGAGGAAGAGAATCCCCGGGCACGCCGCAGGTCCGCAAGGCGATCAGCGCCTCCGGCGGGCAAAACTCTTTATGGCACCGGCTCGCCCGCCCCGGAACCGAGGGACGAAACCGCAGGTCATCAGCCATCTGGTGGAGCGAGAGAAGGACGGCGGGAGATTTTTTCAGTTTTTACGTCCCGCCGGCCGCCCCACCGCAAGCGCCCGCGCCGGCCTTTGCGCACCTTCCCGGCCGGACCACATCACGTCACCATGCAGACCGGTTCCCCTGCCACGGCGAACAATGGCATCGGCGACAGCTCCCGGTCGTTATCGGGGAACCCCACAATGCCGTCCCGGCTCTTGACTGATCACAACACACGGTGTGTACTCGTCAGCAACTCACGCCAAATCCAGAGTGCCGAGATCGGCATGTGCAGCCATTGATCCCTTTTCAAGGAGCACTCTGCGGCTTCGAAGGGCGGCGCCCGTTTCCGGGCGGTCCCGGGTCATCGCACCGCCCCGGTTTCCGCCGCCCGCTCGCCGTCACGGCCCTCGGCGGGCCCTGCGGCGAAGGTCACCAGAACGCGCCGGATCCGCCCGGGGTCTCCTCCAGGGCGGGCTCGTGCAGCTCCACCCGCCCGGCCAGCTGCCGGGCGGTTTCCGGATCCATGCCGCTGGGCGCCTCCGGCCGGTCGCTGTGCGGCGTCCCGGCGGCCACTCCGAGCCGGACGGCGTCCTCTTCCGGCAGGCCGGTGGCCAGGCCGGCGGCGATCGCGGCGATGAGGCGGTCGCCGCAAAGGCCGGCGGCCGCCGTGCCGCCGGGCGGCACCGGCGCGGGAACGGCGACCACGTCCTCGCCGATCAGGACGAGCGCGGGCCGCTCGGCGCGGCGGAGCACGACGGTGCCGGCGCCGCGCGAGCGCAGCCGCCGCATCGCGGCGACCAGGTCACCGACCCCGGCATGGGCCGCGTGACCGCCCGGGCCGACGGGCAGCCGGCGCTGGTCCAGGCAGAGCACGTCCACTCCCCCGGTCAGCGCGGCGGCCAGCGCCTCGCCGCTCAACGCGGCCACCACGCGCACCCCTCGGGCGCGCAGGTCGCCGGTGAGCCCGCGGTAGAGGCCGGGGGGCACCGCGGCGGGGTCCGCCTCCTGGGTCAGCACGCACACGTCCGCCCGCGCCCCGGCCTCCAGCGCGGCCGCGCGCAGCCGGTCCGCCTCCTGGGGGGTCAGCGGATCGCCCGGGGACTCGGCGACGGTGCGCATCGTGCCGGCGCCCTGCTCGCGGACGCGGGTGCCGTTGCGGCCGGGCCGCCGCACCGCCCGGCATTCGATGCCTTCTTCGGCCAGCAGCTGCCGCAGCACCGGCCCGCTCTCCCCGCCGAAGCACCCGCACAGCACCGTGGAGACGCCGAAGGCGGCCAGCACCCGGGTCTGCCGGCATCCCGGGCCCTCGGCGCGCAGCCGGATGTCGGGCATCTCCTCACGCGTATCAACAGTCACGCTCAGTAGCGGTATCGGCGCGAAGACCATCGCCTTGCCTGGCATCGGACCCCCCAGTCCCCCGACTCTTCGGTGCGCCTCTTCAACCCCCTGCCCGGTGCCGCGCGGACCGCTCGGGGCCGCGGGCCGCGTGCTGAAAAGGCCGATATCGCATTGGTCCCCGCGGCGGGGGCGCCGCATGCATCGCGACGGCGAGGGGCGCCCAGGACCGGCGCGGCGTCCTGGGCGCTCCTTCGCGTGTCTTGCCTACCCGGCCTCCCTTACCCGGCGTACGTCACTTGCGCGCGCTCGTTGGGGACGCAGTGGGTCATCTTGAGCCCGCTGACGTCGCGCGGCCCGTTCTTGCCGAGGTTGGCCATGCGCTCGCGTTCGGCGTCGCTGAGCGTCTGGGTGGGCAGCGGCGGCAGGTCCTTGACGTCCTCGGGCGTGATGCCCAGGCCCTCGCCGACCCGCAGGCCCAGCTCGTCCTCGCACATCAGCAGGTGCCAGACCATGCGCTCTTGGATGGGCCGGTCGCACTGGGAGAGGTTGGTGATGAAGTTGCCGACCAGGTCGTCGCGTTCCCACTGCTCCATCAGCAGGTAACGCTGCCCGGCCTGCTCATAGTCGTTGGTCAGCGGGATGCGCTTGCGGGTCAGCCGCCCGGTGATGACCGGGCCCTGCTCCTCGTGCAGGGGACGCGGCGCCTCGCGCAGCCCGCCGGTGATGGACGGCTCGTAGTT contains these protein-coding regions:
- a CDS encoding threonine ammonia-lyase; the protein is MRDLPPSRRPLPTAEGIERAARAIDPVFTGSPAHDSAELAKALGVRRAVVKDETGNPIRSFKGRGADWFMAHLPADDTEPLVTASVGNFGQGMAYAARRRGRALTVFAAENASPVKVAAMRRLGAEVRLGGRDFDEARARAIAHARAGGGRLVTDGDEPRIAEGAGTIAWELTRQVADPLEVLLVPLGNGALAGGVGTWIKHAWPGTRVIAVAAEGAPAMARSWHEHALITTPTADTIADGIAVRVPIPYALQVMRRCVDDVVVVPDEAIVAAMRLLHRTLGLVTEPAGAAGAAAVLADPAAFAGLSVGTVACGANLTDDRLRRWLPQAARCEG
- a CDS encoding Lrp/AsnC family transcriptional regulator produces the protein MDLDDIDRRILALIQRDARLTAAQIGERVGLSASAAHRRLQRLWRSGVIEAQVAVVNPKLVGRPLVMIVGVEIERERPEDLHELKRWLAAEPAVQQAWYVTGESDFTLVITARDAEDYDAFMQRLVAENRNVRRFRTSMALSTLKRGLAVPVEE
- a CDS encoding PfkB family carbohydrate kinase; this translates as MTVDTREEMPDIRLRAEGPGCRQTRVLAAFGVSTVLCGCFGGESGPVLRQLLAEEGIECRAVRRPGRNGTRVREQGAGTMRTVAESPGDPLTPQEADRLRAAALEAGARADVCVLTQEADPAAVPPGLYRGLTGDLRARGVRVVAALSGEALAAALTGGVDVLCLDQRRLPVGPGGHAAHAGVGDLVAAMRRLRSRGAGTVVLRRAERPALVLIGEDVVAVPAPVPPGGTAAAGLCGDRLIAAIAAGLATGLPEEDAVRLGVAAGTPHSDRPEAPSGMDPETARQLAGRVELHEPALEETPGGSGAFW
- the prcB gene encoding proteasome subunit beta, translating into MTERERGQGLPAEFFAVGTASFVELLSRTAPQLLPVNRVRDGSHPMPDIPHGTTIVAVRYPEGVMLAGDRRATSGNLIAQKDLEKVHRADEHSAVAMAGTVGLALEMIRLLQVELEHYEKLQSAKLSLPGKARRLGAVIRANLAHAMQGLAVVPVFAGYDLDAGVGRIYNYDITGMPQESRDFHAEGSGSPFARGALKKLYRPDLTEAEAAAVCVQALYDAAEDDAATAGPDLARRIFPTIATVTADGYRRLPEQEVAELTESVVGARRQRPDGPVAPLR